In Passer domesticus isolate bPasDom1 chromosome 1, bPasDom1.hap1, whole genome shotgun sequence, one DNA window encodes the following:
- the SLC25A40 gene encoding probable mitochondrial glutathione transporter SLC25A40 isoform X5 yields MDHVYVCENGDSKAWYKKPGHFKGTLDAFVKIIRIEGIKSLWSGLPPTLIMAIPTTAIYYTCYDQLCEALKNRPGKHDEHIPVIAGSLSRFGSATVVSPLELIRTQMQYRRSSYKQLYLRVSSKVAVDGWLSLWQGWTSTILRDVPFSAMYWYNYERFKKMMCKEVGANEPTFFVSFTSGAASGSIAAVVTQPFDVVKTHRQTQLWENETLKIPQRDSKSTWAVMRKIAARNGIAGLFAGIAPRLFKVAPACAIMISTYEYGKAFFSHLNEKKNHP; encoded by the exons ATGGATCATGTATATGTTTGTGAAAATGGGGACAGCAAAGCCTGGTATAAAAAACCTGGGCATTTCAAAGGGACGTTG GATGCATTTGTGAAAATTATTCGAATAGAGGGAATTAAGTCGCTGTGGAGTGGGCTTCCCCCAACACT AATAATGGCAATTCCTACCACAGCAATCTATTATACCTGCTATGATCAGCTGTGTGAAGCTTTGAAAAATAGACCAGGAAAGCATGATGAGCACATTCCAGTTATTGCAGGTTCCTTAAGCAGAT TTGGTTCTGCCACTGTGGTGAGTCCCCTGGAGCTGATCAGAACTCAAATGCAGTATCGCAGGTCATCCTACAAGCAGCTGTACCTGCGTGTCAGCTCCAAAGTGGCTGTAGATGGGTGGCTCTCCCTGTGGCAGGGCTGGACTTCTACTATTCTGAGAGATGTACCTTTCTCAG CAATGTATTGGTATAATTATGAACGTTTCAAGAAGATGATGTGCAAGGAAGTTGGTGCAAATGAACctacattttttgtttcttttacttCAGGAGCAGCATCTGGCTCT ATTGCAGCTGTTGTAACTCAGCCATTTGATGTAGTGAAAACACATAGACAGACTCAACTTTGGGAGAATGAGACCTTAAAAA TTCCACAGAGGGACAGTAAATCAACCTGGGCAGTTATGAGGAAAATTGCCGCTAGAAATGGGATTGCTGGATTATTTGCAG GTATTGCTCCACGGCTGTTTAAAGTTGCTCCTGCTTGTGCCATAATGATCAGCACGTATGAATATGGAAAGGCCttcttttctcatttaaatgaaaaaaagaatcaTCCATAG
- the SLC25A40 gene encoding probable mitochondrial glutathione transporter SLC25A40 isoform X3 produces the protein MAEMSNINVQKLTIVQQAIASCCGAILTSLFVTPLDVIKTRLQAQGNPFHDGKCFVYSRGHMDHVYVCENGDSKAWYKKPGHFKGTLDAFVKIIRIEGIKSLWSGLPPTLIMAIPTTAIYYTCYDQLCEALKNRPGKHDEHIPVIAGSLSRFGSATVVSPLELIRTQMQYRRSSYKQLYLRVSSKVAVDGWLSLWQGWTSTILRDVPFSGAASGSIAAVVTQPFDVVKTHRQTQLWENETLKIPQRDSKSTWAVMRKIAARNGIAGLFAGIAPRLFKVAPACAIMISTYEYGKAFFSHLNEKKNHP, from the exons ATGGCTGAAATGAGCAATATCAATGTACAAAAACTAACCATTGTTCAACAAGCAATAGCCTCTTGTTGTGGAGCAATACTTACATCATTATTTG TAACTCCTCTTGATGTTATCAAAACTCGACTGCAAGCCCAagggaatccattccatgacg GAAAGTGTTTTGTATACTCCCGTGGCCATATGGATCATGTATATGTTTGTGAAAATGGGGACAGCAAAGCCTGGTATAAAAAACCTGGGCATTTCAAAGGGACGTTG GATGCATTTGTGAAAATTATTCGAATAGAGGGAATTAAGTCGCTGTGGAGTGGGCTTCCCCCAACACT AATAATGGCAATTCCTACCACAGCAATCTATTATACCTGCTATGATCAGCTGTGTGAAGCTTTGAAAAATAGACCAGGAAAGCATGATGAGCACATTCCAGTTATTGCAGGTTCCTTAAGCAGAT TTGGTTCTGCCACTGTGGTGAGTCCCCTGGAGCTGATCAGAACTCAAATGCAGTATCGCAGGTCATCCTACAAGCAGCTGTACCTGCGTGTCAGCTCCAAAGTGGCTGTAGATGGGTGGCTCTCCCTGTGGCAGGGCTGGACTTCTACTATTCTGAGAGATGTACCTTTCTCAG GAGCAGCATCTGGCTCT ATTGCAGCTGTTGTAACTCAGCCATTTGATGTAGTGAAAACACATAGACAGACTCAACTTTGGGAGAATGAGACCTTAAAAA TTCCACAGAGGGACAGTAAATCAACCTGGGCAGTTATGAGGAAAATTGCCGCTAGAAATGGGATTGCTGGATTATTTGCAG GTATTGCTCCACGGCTGTTTAAAGTTGCTCCTGCTTGTGCCATAATGATCAGCACGTATGAATATGGAAAGGCCttcttttctcatttaaatgaaaaaaagaatcaTCCATAG
- the SLC25A40 gene encoding probable mitochondrial glutathione transporter SLC25A40 isoform X2, translating to MAEMSNINVQKLTIVQQAIASCCGAILTSLFVTPLDVIKTRLQAQGNPFHDGKCFVYSRGHMDHVYVCENGDSKAWYKKPGHFKGTLDAFVKIIRIEGIKSLWSGLPPTLIMAIPTTAIYYTCYDQLCEALKNRPGKHDEHIPVIAGSLSRFGSATVVSPLELIRTQMQYRRSSYKQLYLRVSSKVAVDGWLSLWQGWTSTILRDVPFSAMYWYNYERFKKMMCKEVGANEPTFFVSFTSGAASGSIAAVVTQPFDVVKTHRQTQLWENETLKIPQRDSKSTWAVMRKIAARNGIAGLFAAGEKKERKEEQKKKERRKRRKIEAGHSNEE from the exons ATGGCTGAAATGAGCAATATCAATGTACAAAAACTAACCATTGTTCAACAAGCAATAGCCTCTTGTTGTGGAGCAATACTTACATCATTATTTG TAACTCCTCTTGATGTTATCAAAACTCGACTGCAAGCCCAagggaatccattccatgacg GAAAGTGTTTTGTATACTCCCGTGGCCATATGGATCATGTATATGTTTGTGAAAATGGGGACAGCAAAGCCTGGTATAAAAAACCTGGGCATTTCAAAGGGACGTTG GATGCATTTGTGAAAATTATTCGAATAGAGGGAATTAAGTCGCTGTGGAGTGGGCTTCCCCCAACACT AATAATGGCAATTCCTACCACAGCAATCTATTATACCTGCTATGATCAGCTGTGTGAAGCTTTGAAAAATAGACCAGGAAAGCATGATGAGCACATTCCAGTTATTGCAGGTTCCTTAAGCAGAT TTGGTTCTGCCACTGTGGTGAGTCCCCTGGAGCTGATCAGAACTCAAATGCAGTATCGCAGGTCATCCTACAAGCAGCTGTACCTGCGTGTCAGCTCCAAAGTGGCTGTAGATGGGTGGCTCTCCCTGTGGCAGGGCTGGACTTCTACTATTCTGAGAGATGTACCTTTCTCAG CAATGTATTGGTATAATTATGAACGTTTCAAGAAGATGATGTGCAAGGAAGTTGGTGCAAATGAACctacattttttgtttcttttacttCAGGAGCAGCATCTGGCTCT ATTGCAGCTGTTGTAACTCAGCCATTTGATGTAGTGAAAACACATAGACAGACTCAACTTTGGGAGAATGAGACCTTAAAAA TTCCACAGAGGGACAGTAAATCAACCTGGGCAGTTATGAGGAAAATTGCCGCTAGAAATGGGATTGCTGGATTATTTGCAG ctggagagaaaaaagaaaggaaggaagaacagaagaaaaaagaaaggaggaagagaagaaaaattgagGCTGGACATAGCAATGAAGAATAA
- the SLC25A40 gene encoding probable mitochondrial glutathione transporter SLC25A40 isoform X1 — MAEMSNINVQKLTIVQQAIASCCGAILTSLFVTPLDVIKTRLQAQGNPFHDGKCFVYSRGHMDHVYVCENGDSKAWYKKPGHFKGTLDAFVKIIRIEGIKSLWSGLPPTLIMAIPTTAIYYTCYDQLCEALKNRPGKHDEHIPVIAGSLSRFGSATVVSPLELIRTQMQYRRSSYKQLYLRVSSKVAVDGWLSLWQGWTSTILRDVPFSAMYWYNYERFKKMMCKEVGANEPTFFVSFTSGAASGSIAAVVTQPFDVVKTHRQTQLWENETLKIPQRDSKSTWAVMRKIAARNGIAGLFAGIAPRLFKVAPACAIMISTYEYGKAFFSHLNEKKNHP, encoded by the exons ATGGCTGAAATGAGCAATATCAATGTACAAAAACTAACCATTGTTCAACAAGCAATAGCCTCTTGTTGTGGAGCAATACTTACATCATTATTTG TAACTCCTCTTGATGTTATCAAAACTCGACTGCAAGCCCAagggaatccattccatgacg GAAAGTGTTTTGTATACTCCCGTGGCCATATGGATCATGTATATGTTTGTGAAAATGGGGACAGCAAAGCCTGGTATAAAAAACCTGGGCATTTCAAAGGGACGTTG GATGCATTTGTGAAAATTATTCGAATAGAGGGAATTAAGTCGCTGTGGAGTGGGCTTCCCCCAACACT AATAATGGCAATTCCTACCACAGCAATCTATTATACCTGCTATGATCAGCTGTGTGAAGCTTTGAAAAATAGACCAGGAAAGCATGATGAGCACATTCCAGTTATTGCAGGTTCCTTAAGCAGAT TTGGTTCTGCCACTGTGGTGAGTCCCCTGGAGCTGATCAGAACTCAAATGCAGTATCGCAGGTCATCCTACAAGCAGCTGTACCTGCGTGTCAGCTCCAAAGTGGCTGTAGATGGGTGGCTCTCCCTGTGGCAGGGCTGGACTTCTACTATTCTGAGAGATGTACCTTTCTCAG CAATGTATTGGTATAATTATGAACGTTTCAAGAAGATGATGTGCAAGGAAGTTGGTGCAAATGAACctacattttttgtttcttttacttCAGGAGCAGCATCTGGCTCT ATTGCAGCTGTTGTAACTCAGCCATTTGATGTAGTGAAAACACATAGACAGACTCAACTTTGGGAGAATGAGACCTTAAAAA TTCCACAGAGGGACAGTAAATCAACCTGGGCAGTTATGAGGAAAATTGCCGCTAGAAATGGGATTGCTGGATTATTTGCAG GTATTGCTCCACGGCTGTTTAAAGTTGCTCCTGCTTGTGCCATAATGATCAGCACGTATGAATATGGAAAGGCCttcttttctcatttaaatgaaaaaaagaatcaTCCATAG
- the SLC25A40 gene encoding probable mitochondrial glutathione transporter SLC25A40 isoform X4 → MAEMSNINVQKLTIVQQAIASCCGAILTSLFVTPLDVIKTRLQAQGNPFHDGKCFVYSRGHMDHVYVCENGDSKAWYKKPGHFKGTLDAFVKIIRIEGIKSLWSGLPPTLIMAIPTTAIYYTCYDQLCEALKNRPGKHDEHIPVIAGSLSRFGSATVVSPLELIRTQMQYRRSSYKQLYLRVSSKVAVDGWLSLWQGWTSTILRDVPFSAMYWYNYERFKKMMCKEVGANEPTFFVSFTSGAASGSIAAVVTQPFDVVKTHRQTQLWENETLKKFHRGTVNQPGQL, encoded by the exons ATGGCTGAAATGAGCAATATCAATGTACAAAAACTAACCATTGTTCAACAAGCAATAGCCTCTTGTTGTGGAGCAATACTTACATCATTATTTG TAACTCCTCTTGATGTTATCAAAACTCGACTGCAAGCCCAagggaatccattccatgacg GAAAGTGTTTTGTATACTCCCGTGGCCATATGGATCATGTATATGTTTGTGAAAATGGGGACAGCAAAGCCTGGTATAAAAAACCTGGGCATTTCAAAGGGACGTTG GATGCATTTGTGAAAATTATTCGAATAGAGGGAATTAAGTCGCTGTGGAGTGGGCTTCCCCCAACACT AATAATGGCAATTCCTACCACAGCAATCTATTATACCTGCTATGATCAGCTGTGTGAAGCTTTGAAAAATAGACCAGGAAAGCATGATGAGCACATTCCAGTTATTGCAGGTTCCTTAAGCAGAT TTGGTTCTGCCACTGTGGTGAGTCCCCTGGAGCTGATCAGAACTCAAATGCAGTATCGCAGGTCATCCTACAAGCAGCTGTACCTGCGTGTCAGCTCCAAAGTGGCTGTAGATGGGTGGCTCTCCCTGTGGCAGGGCTGGACTTCTACTATTCTGAGAGATGTACCTTTCTCAG CAATGTATTGGTATAATTATGAACGTTTCAAGAAGATGATGTGCAAGGAAGTTGGTGCAAATGAACctacattttttgtttcttttacttCAGGAGCAGCATCTGGCTCT ATTGCAGCTGTTGTAACTCAGCCATTTGATGTAGTGAAAACACATAGACAGACTCAACTTTGGGAGAATGAGACCTTAAAAA AGTTCCACAGAGGGACAGTAAATCAACCTGGGCAGTTATGA